The Oncorhynchus gorbuscha isolate QuinsamMale2020 ecotype Even-year unplaced genomic scaffold, OgorEven_v1.0 Un_scaffold_4478, whole genome shotgun sequence DNA window ataacgatggtcattatggccaaaaagttgtattttgtttcatcagaccagaggacatttctccaaaatgtacaatctttgttcccatgtgcagttgcaaaccgtagtctagctttttatggcggttttggagcagttgcttcttccttactgaacggcctttcaggttatgttgatataagattcgttttactgtggatatagatacttttgtacccgtttcctccagcatcttcacaaggtcctttgctgttgttctgggattgatttgcactttccgcaccaaagtacgttaatctctaggagacagaatgcgtctccttcatgagcggtatgacagctgcatggtcccatggtgttcatacttgcgtactattgtttgtacagatgaacgtggtaccttcatgcatttggaaattgctcccaatgatgaaccagacttgtggacttgggtgatttcttttaattttcccatgatgtcaagcaaagaggcactgtgtttgaaggtaggccttgaaatacatccacaggtacacctccaattgactcaaattgtgtcaattaggctatcagaagcttctaaagccatgacataattttctggaattttccaagctgtttaaagaaaCAATCAACttggtgtttgtaaacttctgacccactggcattGTGATCGagagaattataagtgaaataatctctctgtaaacaattgtttaatttcatagttttgatgtcttcactattattctacaatgtagtcaaaataaagaaaaacccttgaatgagtagatgtgtccagacttttgactggtcctgtatatcaaatatatatatttagattttgtaaatgcattttcctttattattttcctcTAACCCTATGATCCTTCCCCTCTAAGTCTACCATCCCTCCCCATTTTTTATTAATTATGTGGTAATGTAGGTAGGCGTGACACAACAAAAcatggaaaaattcaaggggtgtgaatactttctcaaggcactgtacGTCTTGAATTATTTCCATATATTTTAGATCTATTTGCTTTGCAGTAAAGTCTCATTcgattgacattttagtcatttagcagactcgcTTATCAAGAGCGActcacagttagtgcattcaacttaagatagctaggtcagACAACCACAATTCACAGTCATTGTAAGCACAtatttcctcaataaagtagctatcagcaaagtcagtgtgAGTAGCAAAAGATGAAGTGTGAGTGTTAGTTCATCAAAGGCAACGGTGTTAagtttgtatttgtattgttttttggggggagtatttttttttttttttggggttTTAAGATACTTTTGAAAGAGTTAGGGTTTCAAACATTTTCAGAAGATGGACAGGAACTCTGCTGTCCAAGCATCATCAGCGGGAAGCTCGTTCCTACCTTGACCTGGGTTCACCTTACATTTTGATTGGTTCTCAGAGGTGGAGCAACGAAACTCATAGCATAGAACAAACatagttatgttgatgttgtGTAGTACAGAGGCCATTTAGATTGTTATGTTTGTCGTGATCAGTTACCAGGATTATGAAATCCTCTGGAGTGCAGATTGCCTACATTACTTCATGGCCTTCTGGTAGATTCAAACGTAGTTAATCAAATATTTTTCTATTTCAAATACCCATAATTTGTTTCCCAGCCAGCCCAGTAAACGTATGAATCCTCATTAGTAGAATATATAGGCCGTGTTCATTAGAATGGAGAAAGACAGATGCACATTCATTAGAATACTGTGACCCACTGAAGGTAGGGTTCTCTTTGCCGGGATTATATATTTTCCTTTCCACTTACAGATATTATTGCTGTCAGAGGTCTTAATGATAACAAATGCTGTTGTTGCGGCCTCAAGTGATTGTTCCCTCTTGTGCTTTTTTATCCTTCCAGCTGTAgttgtggagaaaaaaaagaagcGGTAACAACAGTCTCAGGAAAAGTGGACGGTGACAAGGGGGAAAAGAAGACCaagggaaagaaagaggacaaGGGTGCCAAGGAGGAAAAGGATGATGAAAAGGAGGGATCAACTAAGAAAAAGGAGAAAAAGGTGAAAAGgtaggaggaagaaaggagaagcaAGTGAAGTAAAAGGGAAGAAGATAGAAAAAGGAGGAGGTGATAAAGGAGGAGGTGCAAAAGGAGGCGCAAAAGGGGCCAAAAAACCTGCTGTGAAAAAGTGAACACTGGGCCGGAAACACACATGTATTTTTTTACTCATCGATTTTTTATACTTTTTTGTAAATATGGAATGCGTATAATATTGTATATAATGAGAATAAAAGTACATTAATTTCTTCAACCTGTATGTAAGTTCTTGTTCGAACAAGAACAGAATTACTATAGGATTGCAATCATGTTTCACATTCAATGAACACTTCATTTACAGTACAGTTGTATATTTTAATGTCTTATTCACAATACAATTATGAACATTAGATtggaattttattttattttaaacccACGTTTACATTTACAACATTGACTTCAATCAACCGACTTTTAGTGAAATCAACCAGGTATGATGTGTCCTATTTCAAACACAGTCACACCCTCTCTACACATGGCATAAAGACTATTAATGAAAAATAACAACTCCTATCTCTTTGAGAACAGACACATTTTCAATATAAGATAAATAATAAAACAATGAAAATATCATGTAATTTTTACTTCCATGAGAGGTAACTTTCAAAAAACAGTACAATATTAGCTCTGTTAAGTATTGGCCTGTTTACATActgaatttaaaaaacaatacatttacatgatacaatcaataaatcaaatcaaaataaatgttattggtcacatacacatatttagcagacatTATTGCGGATgtaatgaaatgcttgtgttcctagctccaacaataGGAAATATAATAGGGTATTAAAGTGCTcagatataaaaaaaatatttaaaaaatgttttcccAATCAACACTTGCCAGTGGAATGTTTGTTGGCTGTAGGTTGGTTTAAGATAACCACAGTATAAGAAAATGGggatattctactgtatttttcattttctTGTTGGCTTAGATAGCATCTTTAGGTAACACTTTCTCTAATGGTATCCTTACATCACGCAACAGATCTTTGTGAGGCAGAAAATGATCTCCACCTTTATATTTAGCTCTACTCTTCAGTATAAAGATCATGTGCCCTAACCATATAAGATCATGACAATAAATAGGAATAGCAAGCCACACCGAGATCAGAAATGAAGCGGACATTGGGATGGACAGGGTTGAAAACGTATATGAACTATTGGGACGGATTGGAATGAAACGTACATTGGGATAGACAGGGTTGAAAACGTATATGAACTATTGGGGCGGATTGGAATGAAACGTACATTGGGATAGACAGGGTTGAAAACGTATATGAACTATTGGGACGGATTGGAATGAAACGGACATTGGGATAGACAGGGTTGAAAACGTATATGAACTATAGGGACCATTGGAATGAAACGTACATTGGGATGGACAGGGTTGAAAACGTATATGAACTATAGGGACGGATTGGTATGAAACGTACATTGGGATGGACAGGGTTGAAAACGTATATGAACTATTGGGACGGATTGGAATGAAACGTACATTGGGATGGACAGGGTTGAAAACGTATATGAACTATTGGGACAGATTGGAATGAAACGTACATTGGGATAGACAGGGTTGAAAACGTATATGAACTATTGGGACAGATTGGAATGAAACGGACATTGCGTGTTGGGACCTTGACATCTTTACACATAGCCTTGTGAATGAGTCTGTTTGTGCTTTAGCCAACTCCTctctgtgttctatgtgttcATTAATTTTCAtcccaaacatacagtacatacagtaaggCATGACAATGCTAGAAGAGTTGGCTAcagcacatactgtactgtatagaaccaGGCTACTTGACACACTCTAAAAGACACACATTCTGCTTCTGtgacaaactaacaaactaatcACTTTATCCCTTCACTTCACTCCGTGAACATTGTCTGTCGGAAGCAAACTGCAGTGTGATGGAACTGAAATGTAAAAGTGTAACTAGAAATATTTTCGCAAAATATATACTTCAGGAATAAGGCCTGGGgatgtgtggtatatggccaatgtaatataccacgactaagggctgttcttatgcacgacgcaacgcgagtgcctggacacagcccttagccgtggtattttagccatatatcacaaaccccagaggaGACTTAatgatattataaactggttaccaatgtaattagatcAGTAAAACTAAATGGCCTGATATACCATGGccttcagccaatcagaattcagggctcaaacctcCCACTTTATAAATGTGGATATAGAGTAGTGGGGGAGGGAACTGTAGGGTCAACGTGTATATATGTGGATATACAGTAGCGGAGTGCAATTGAGTTCTTGACTCCCATCAACCTAAACTGCCATATTCACAGAATTACATGTGAGTATAGTGTAAATAGCTGTCTAATGTTATTACATCTGATAGGCATTCTACTGAAATCTTGACTATATGGTCCTGAATCCTCATACAGTATGTTGTCCCTCATCTATAGTATATATCCAGTTTCTATGTTTTTACCACTAAATACAATATAAATCATTCTACATTGTCAACATCCCTTAACATTTTCAACAGTCTTTACAAATATCAAATTATAGTTCTAATACATTTACATGACCTTTGATGCTATTTTAGCTCACAGCTAGAATGGATTTTATTATCATTGTAAACATTGTGACTTCTTTGCAAATGCATACATACTATACAAAAGAGCAGCAAAACACTGGACTATATAAAACATAACAGTTGTGTACTATTCAGTTCTGGTGTTCCTTCATACTGTCCGTCTCTTCATAAGTCTCCCTGGGAATTCTCCTGTGGAATTTGAGAATCCCTAGGAGTTCCTCAACTAATTAACATtccatatttatttttttactgttttctgcACCCTGAGTTTTGGAGAGGGTGCCTCCCTTTAAAACGTTAATAAAGTATTTTTCTACAATTCCATTATAATAATAGCCATTTTTTGTCCTCTTTGAGCTGTCTCTACCACTCCATTTCTCCCAAAACttaaggtccaatgcagccatttgtaTCTCGAtaacaaatcatttctgggtaacaattaagtaccttactgtgattgttttcaattaaaatggtcaaaaataaaccaAAATTCCTTCTTAGCAAAGagtaatttctcaagcaagaattttgctaggactatCTAGGAGTAGTCTGAGTTGGGAGAGGAAATCTAAAAACGAGCTATTAtttgcagagaggtttggaactctctttcttattggtctattaactaatttaccccTTGGTGATATTGCCAGGCAGTCCAAAATTCCACCCaaccaaaacaggcagaaatttcaggcggtcttttcaaacggCTCTTACATTAAAAGGGCataatcataattttcacaattttacAGTATTATTCAAATCTCagagtgtggaaatatatataaaacacaggaaaatcacgttTTGACTCCAATGGGCTCCAAGGTTTGGTTACTTTTGTGGTATTATATATTGtgaaatataatattattattgaaGAATGTAATCATCAACACATCATGGAAAAAGCATAACCTTCATTAGCCATTGAATATTAGGATAGTCTCTTTTAAATAGCAAAAATACAAACTGTACAAAAAGTTGATACTCATGGGGAAAAGTAATCCATTGGGCCTTTCTCCATATAAATCAACTCTAGAAGCCAGCACACCTCTGAAactacagactagctccaactgATGCACTAGAATGGAGGGTTTAGAGGACCTGAGTTTTATTCCCTTTTAGCTACATCAAAGTGGGTTGGGTCATCTCAATGTACATCCACATTTTCAAACAAATTGAAACGTAGTGAGATCCTGCAGCCAGGCATATTCTCATATCACTAGGAGTGCCTAATGTAGCAGATGTGAGCTAGTGAGCTGTATGCTAACTTAGCCATCTGCTACACTAACATAAGCTAACATGCTCCTGCCAGAATGAGGACCTATAGTATACATTTGATACCTTCAGCCACAGGACCTGTGGACAATCAATGCTGTCTGTTTCGGTCAGACACATTAGCCTACTGTTCATCCACAGACCATGGTTGGTATTCATCCATTATAAAGTACTTGCTGCAACACATTGAAGGCAGTGAAATAAAATCAACTGAGAAGCTTGACTGGTCTATGTGGTGCTATGTTTCATGGGAAGCTGTCAATTgcgccctctctcctcttctccttttcaaaacattggatgagaaagccagaggtccctctggagacgaggagagaggacaCAAGGAGTATGTAATTGAGATCTTTCCCATGACTCATTCCTACAgagatcgtcctcacagtggagGCGCTATAGGCTGCCTGAAGGTCTCTCGCAAGAGGTCACATGATTGTCACATGACGGTctcccgctcctcctccactACAGGCGAGGGTTTCTCCTCCTCAACGGAATGCGGTGGCTTGTTACTGGATTGCTGCTCCTCCTCGGGAACATGTAACTCCTGTCCTGAGGAAGGGATGGAGTGCTCGGAGATGGAACCATTCTTCACGTACCCCGGGAGATTCCGGTGCCCGTTCACGGTGACGGGGCCCCCAAGGCGTGTGGTGAGGTGCAGTGCCAGGGCCCCGGGCAGTGACATTGGTTACACTGGTGTGAGACACCATAGGTCCATAACTATATGTGTTACTGCCACTACGGGCTTTACGTTTAAAGTCCAGCGCTAGTGTCCTCCTGCTCCACGATTTCTTAATTTCCGCTTGGACCTAAAGATGGAAAGAAATGAGATTGTCACTAAATTGATCTAATCTACTGTGACATACAATAATTGAGTCTCAGGTCTGTGCATGCTGTGACTGCAATTAATCTTGAACATTATATTATCTTTCAGGATGACATATTTTGTCTTAAATAAAATACTATAATGAGTCATTGCAGACATTTTCAAAGAAATATATTAGCAAAGTTGTTCAAAGTAGTCCTTACCTCCCCATTGCAGAAACAATATATAATTGCAACAAAGAATCCCTGAAAAGGATAAAAAAACATTATTACATTTTTGCTTAAGCCTCAAAGTGCACAGGTTGACCTGTGCATCTATCCAGAGCACTCTGGAAGAATGCCATGCAATCTAAAGTGACTTCTTCACGTCATCTATACCAGCTGCTTACTCTGAAAACACTGAGCTGTGCTCTCTCAAAATCTTAACTCATCACAGCTTAatcacaactcaaaagtgaattATGTGTAGCACACCACTAGAACAGATGCAGTGCCCCTTAGTGGATCTTTTTAAAGTACTGTAGTAGCCCATCGTTTCGGATCCATTGCTGGCTGCCTGTGACTAAACCCATATGCAGTAGTATATTAATtcattattttgtttgtttgtacattcatccatccgtccatccatccatgctGTACAACATAAGTCGGTACCTGGAATGAATTGAATAGCATCTCATAGTGCATCTGTATCTGCCATGGGACTTCAGTCACTTCAGTATAAGGCATCGCCATGAACACTATGTAGTGGACACCAAACAGTGGCATCAGGACCAATGTAGACTTCAACAGTTTCCTGAATAAATACAAGCAAATGTTAATAAGATAATTTTTTTCTTACAATCTACACTGAGCGTATAAaacagaacaccttcctaatattgagttgtacctcCTTTTGCCCTCATAACAGTCTCACTGTGtcagactctacaaggtgttaaaagcgttccacagggctggatgtcctttgggtggtagaccattcttgatacacacaggaaactgttaagcttcgaaaacccagcagcgttgtagtttttgacacactcaaactggtgctccttgcacctactaccataccactttcaaaggcactgaaatatattttcttgcccattcaccctcttaatggtacacatacacaatccatgtcttgtCTAAAGGCTTAAACACCCTTCTGTAACCTGTCTCCccccattcatctacactgattgaagtggatttaataggtgacatcaataagggatcatatctttcacctggtcagtctatgtcatggaaatacatagattgtcatgttttgtacaTTCTGTGTATTTATTGGCATTTTGCCCCATTgttcattattattttttgccAGCTACAAAGATCATCTACTGCACCTTTACAGTTCTGTACAGATTTCTACAGTTCTCTACAGATTTCTACAGTTCTGTACAGATTTcaatgtgattattattattattattatacttttaacatttatttttagATTTACTGTGCGTGACATTTATTGTAATGAGGAGATTAAGTTTGATATTATCGTGGTCATTCACTGCATTATGCATTTTCAGACATACTATGTATCACTGACATTATTGGTGGCATGTTTTGGTGTGATAAAGAGTCCATATTTCTATCAGCATGCTGGAGATAAAACAGAATACAAATGTCATGATGAAGCAGTCAGGGAAGGAGGAGCAGTCAGTCGGAGTAACGCTTCTTACCTGTACTGCTGTCTTGTGTCACATCTGCCAGCATTTGTCTCCCGAAGTTTAGTAGCCAGAACTCGTATTATATTCAGGAACAGCATAAAATTCACCTTTGAAAACAGAAAATGACATAATGTAGAACACCAAGGCCAAATCTCTCAAAAAGCAAATGGTGGTCATAGTGGTAAGTAATTGTGGTAAGTAAACGTGTCAATCGAAAACGTTAAATGCCATTACGCCAATTAAGATTTTCAATTGACATGTTTACTTACCACTATTGCTGTTAGAATGGGCACTTGTACGATCCACTTCAGATTGCCGGCACTTAGGTCCCAGCACCTGCAAGTGATAAACAGGGCATTTATGAAAAACTAATACAGGTAGGTAT harbors:
- the LOC124028586 gene encoding LOW QUALITY PROTEIN: parathyroid hormone/parathyroid hormone-related peptide receptor-like (The sequence of the model RefSeq protein was modified relative to this genomic sequence to represent the inferred CDS: inserted 2 bases in 1 codon) — its product is MVAVVILGYFRRLHCTRNYIHMHLFVSFMLRGISIFVKDVVLYSGSALEDMERVSVEDLKSITEAPPADKTQFIGCKVAVTLFLYFLATNYYWILVEGLYLHSLIFMTFFSDRKYLWGFTLIGWGVPAMFVTVWASVRATLADTECWDLSAGNLKWIVQVPILTAIVVNFMLFLNIIRVLATKLRETNAGRCDTRQQYRKLLKSTLVLMPLFGVHYIVFMAMPYTEVTEVPWQIQMHYEMLFNSFQGFFVAIIYCFCNGEVQAEIKKSWSRRTLALDFKRKARSGSNTYSYGPMVSHTSVTNVTARGPXALHLTTRLGGPVTVNGHRNLPGYVKNGSISEHSIPSSGQELHVPEEEQQSSNKPPHSVEEEKPSPVVEEERETVM